A stretch of Babesia bigemina genome assembly Bbig001, chromosome : V DNA encodes these proteins:
- a CDS encoding -ATP-dependent RNA helicase dbp9 translates to MVSFEESADETVTPPSVAAKSCGDNDSILQFGRHRLHPTLVEALTGSYGTFTDIQTKAIPQALAGKDILVKAQTGRIRAALHLMLTSNERISSALFRNTCCR, encoded by the coding sequence ATGGTCTCGTTTGAGGAAAGCGCCGACGAGACGGTAACACCGCCGTCAGTTGCCGCGAAATCCTGCGGCGACAACGACTCCATTCTGCAATTCGGCAGACACCGCCTACACCCGACGCTCGTAGAAGCGCTGACCGGCTCATACGGCACATTCACAGACATACAGACAAAGGCCATACCGCAAGCACTCGCAGGAAAGGATATACTCGTCAAGGCGCAAACTGGACGCATccgtgctgcgctgcattTGATGCTAACCTCAAATGAGCGTATCAGCTCAGCCTTATTTCGTAATACGTGTTGTCGCTG
- a CDS encoding -ATP-dependent RNA helicase DBP9, with the protein MVSFEESADETVTPPSVAAKSCGDNDSILQFGRHRLHPTLVEALAGSYGTFTDIQTKAIPQALAGKDILVKAQTGRIRAALHLMLTSNERISSALFRNTCCR; encoded by the coding sequence ATGGTCTCGTTTGAGGAAAGCGCCGACGAGACGGTAACACCGCCGTCAGTTGCCGCGAAATCCTGCGGCGACAACGACTCCATTCTGCAATTTGGCAGACACCGCCTACACCCGACGCTCGTAGAAGCGCTGGCCGGCTCATACGGCACATTCACAGACATACAGACAAAGGCCATACCGCAAGCACTCGCAGGAAAGGATATACTCGTCAAGGCGCAAACTGGACGCATccgtgctgcgctgcattTGATGCTAACCTCAAATGAGCGTATCAGCTCAGCCTTATTTCGTAATACGTGTTGTCGCTGA
- a CDS encoding -ATP-dependent RNA helicase DBP9 has protein sequence MVSFEESADETVTPPSVAAKSCGDNDSILQFGRHRLHPTLVEALAGSYGTFTDIQTKAIPQALAGKDILVKAQTGRIRAALHLMLTSNERISSALFRNTCCR, from the coding sequence ATGGTCTCGTTTGAGGAAAGCGCCGACGAGACGGTAACACCGCCGTCAGTTGCCGCGAAATCCTGCGGCGACAACGACTCCATTCTGCAATTCGGCAGACACCGCCTACACCCGACGCTCGTAGAAGCGCTGGCCGGCTCATACGGCACATTCACAGACATACAGACAAAGGCCATACCGCAAGCACTCGCAGGAAAGGATATACTCGTCAAGGCGCAAACTGGACGCATccgtgctgcgctgcattTGATGCTAACCTCAAATGAGCGTATCAGCTCAGCCTTATTTCGTAATACGTGTTGTCGCTGA
- a CDS encoding -Tetratricopeptide repeat protein 1 — protein MGMHQKALADLNKAVELDGTIEPQYRDKVCKLKVAAEKEFAKEKDEMMGKLKDLGNTLLGKIGLSLDNFKVNKDENTGSYNIQFQN, from the exons ATGGGAATGCATCAGAAAGCTCTTGCTGATCTCAATAAAGCGGTGGAACTTGATGGCACGATAGAGCCGCAATATCGCGACAAGGTCTGCAAACTTAAAGTTGCAG CCGAAAAGGAGTTTGCCAAGGAGAAGGACGAAATGATGGGGAAACTGAAGGACCTGGGCAATACCCTTCTGGGTAAGATAGGTCTTTCACTGGACAATTTCAAAGTAAACAAGGATGAGAATACCGGCTCCTACAACATCCAGTTCCAGAACTGA
- a CDS encoding splicing factor 3B subunit 2, putative, producing the protein MGQDSANAGGQSTVLRELRKRSGSAAKNYLKKLKRKQKPVGEPELAEKQSRTARLRDVLRDHFGDLEALQKDAESVDVEYVVPTGVGGEFQEVFDRFAQLERISLDLEPTPEEPEAPVENEFDSSDEDEVDESRRTMGSKKKLKLMNRPTLAQLKQIADKPEVVEFWDTTAADPKFLVWLKAQRNSVPVPSHWSEKMRYMQTRRSYDKPAYKLPPYIEDTKIAEIRSALREKEANKTLKQKMREKVRPKSHRMDINYQILHDAFFKYATKPAMTRYGDVYYVGKEMELRMRHYRPGHMSDRLKKALGVGENAPPPWLINMQRFGPPPSYPNLKIPGVNAPLPEGASFGFHAGGWGQLPTDDSGNPIFGYIDSTYYEDGHINKELWGELPKDETDDDASEYSDSSDDEKAEEGTAVVAPSVETPIPVVSTGLDTPLDMRAPADPPRAVPRKAYTVLEPKATNRSANALFGSQITYSMPPVATPITPVTGKAGAATPLGGMVTPSLQADGAMSADGVMRQLKFYENKAKSVQEAAGQIVTEAAEPKRAKKKKEFKF; encoded by the exons ATGGGCCAGGATAGCGCCAATGCGGGCGGCCAGTCCACCGTGTTGCGCGAGTTGCGGAAGCGCAGCGGAAGCGCCGCGAAGAACTACCTCAAGAAGCTG AAGCGGAAGCAAAAGCCCGTCGGTGAACCGGAGTTGGCCGAAAAGCAGTCGCGAACCGCGCGTCTGCGCGATGTGCTGCGGGACCATTTTGGCGAcctggaggcgctgcagaaggATGCGGAATCCGTCGATGTCGAGTACGTCGTGCCCACGGGTGTGGGTGGCGAGTTCCAGGAGGTGTTCGACCGCTTCGCGCAGCTTGAGCGCATCTCTTTGGACCTCGAGCCTACGCCCGAAGAGCCGGAGGCGCCAGTGGAGAACGAGTTTGACTCGTCCGATGAGGACGAGGTGGACGAGTCGCGCCGCACGATGGGCAGCAAGAAGAAGCTCAAATTGATGAACCGTCCCACCCTGGCGCAGCTCAAGCAGATCGCCGACAAACCGGAGGTAGTGGAGTTCTGGGACACCACCGCGGCTGACCCCAAGTTTTTGGTTTGGCTGAAGGCGCAGCGAAACTCCGTACCCGTCCCGTCGCACTGGAGCGAGAAGATGCGTTACATGCAGACACGTCGCAGCTACGACAAGCCTGCGTACAAGCTGCCGCCGTATATTGAGGACACCAAGATTGCGGAAATCAGGTCGGCTCTGAGGGAGAAGGAGGCCAACAAAACGCTGAAGCAGAAGATGCGCGAGAAGGTGCGACCCAAGTCGCACAGGATGGACATCAACTACCAG ATTCTTCACGACGCTTTCTTTAAGTACGCCACGAAGCCCGCGATGACCAGGTACGGCGATGTGTACTACGTGGGCAAAGAGATGGAGCTGCGTATGCGCCACTACAGGCCAGGTCACATGAGCGACCGGCTGAAAAAGGCTCTGGGTGTGGGCGAGaacgcgccgccgccgtggtTGATCAATATGCAACGCTTTGGGCCGCCGCCGAGCTACCCGAACCTGAAGATCCCCGGCGTGAacgcgccgctgccggAAGGGGCCTCATTCGGGTTCCACGCCGGGGGCTGGGGGCAGCTGCCAACGGACGATTCCGGCAACCCCATCTTCGGCTACATTGACTCCACGTACTACGAGGACGGCCACATTAACAAGGAGCTCTGGGGCGAGTTGCCGAAGGATGAGACCGACGACGATGCCAGCGAGTACTCGGACTCTTCTGACGACGAGAAGGCTGAGGAGGgtactgccgtcgtagcgcCGTCCGTGGAGACGCCGATACCCGTCGTTAGCACCGGGTTGGACACTCCACTTGACATGCGTGCTCCCGCCGATCCGCCCAGGGCAGTGCCGCGCAAAGCGTACACGGTTCTCGAGCCCAAGGCCACCAATCGCAGTGCGAATGCGCTGTTCGGGTCGCAGATTACGTACTCGATGCCGCCAGTTGCGACGCCAATT ACACCAGTCACCGGCAAGGCCGGCGCCGCTACGCCGCTGGGAGGCATGGTAACGCCGTCTCTTCAGGCCGACGGCGCGATGAGTGCCGACGGGGTGATGCGGCAGCTCAAGTTCTACGAAAACAAGGCCAAATCGGTTCAAGAGGCTGCCGGCCAGATCGTCACCGAGGCTGCGGAGCCGAAGCGTGCGAAGAAAAAGAAGGAATTCAAATTCTAA